Proteins from one Streptococcus mitis B6 genomic window:
- the pepV gene encoding dipeptidase PepV has product MTTIDFTAEVEKRKEDLLADLFSLLEINSERDDSKVDAEHPFGPGPVKALEKFLEIADRDGYPTKNVDNYAGHFEFGDGEEVLGIFAHMDVVPAGSGWDTDPYTPTIKDGRLYARGASDDKGPTTACYYGLKIIKELGLPTSKKVRFIVGTDEESGWADMDYYFEHVGLAKPDFGFSPDAEFPIINGEKGNITEYLHFAGENAGAARLHSFTGGLRENMVPESATAVVSGDLADLQAKLDAFVAEHKLRGELQEEADQYKVTIIGKSAHGAMPASGVNGATYLALFLSQFDFAGPAKDYLDIAGKILLNDHEGENLKIAHVDEKMGALSMNAGVFRFDETSADNTIALNIRYPKGTSPEQIKSILENLPVASVSLSEHGHTPHYVPMEDPLVQTLLSVYEKQTGLKGHEQVIGGGTFGRLLERGVAYGAMFPDSIDTMHQANEFIALDDLFRAAAIYAEAIYELIK; this is encoded by the coding sequence ATGACAACAATTGATTTTACAGCAGAAGTAGAAAAACGCAAAGAAGACCTCTTGGCTGACTTGTTTAGCCTTTTAGAAATCAACTCTGAACGTGATGACAGCAAGGTTGACGCTGAACATCCATTTGGACCTGGTCCGGTAAAAGCCTTGGAGAAATTCCTTGAAATCGCAGACCGCGATGGCTACCCAACTAAAAATGTTGATAACTATGCAGGACATTTTGAGTTTGGTGATGGAGAAGAAGTTCTCGGAATCTTTGCCCACATGGACGTGGTGCCAGCTGGTAGCGGTTGGGACACAGACCCTTACACACCAACTATCAAAGATGGTCGTCTTTATGCGCGTGGAGCTTCTGATGATAAGGGACCTACAACAGCTTGTTACTATGGTTTGAAAATCATCAAAGAATTAGGCCTTCCAACTTCTAAGAAAGTTCGCTTCATCGTGGGAACGGATGAAGAATCAGGCTGGGCAGACATGGACTATTACTTCGAGCACGTAGGACTTGCAAAGCCAGACTTTGGTTTCTCTCCAGACGCTGAATTCCCTATCATCAATGGTGAAAAAGGAAATATCACGGAATACCTCCACTTTGCAGGTGAAAATGCAGGGGCTGCTCGTCTTCACAGCTTTACAGGTGGTTTGCGTGAAAATATGGTACCTGAATCAGCAACAGCAGTCGTTTCAGGTGATTTGGCTGACTTGCAAGCTAAACTAGATGCCTTTGTTGCGGAACACAAACTTAGAGGAGAACTCCAAGAAGAAGCTGACCAATACAAGGTGACGATTATTGGTAAATCAGCCCATGGTGCTATGCCTGCTTCAGGTGTCAATGGTGCGACTTACCTAGCCCTCTTCCTTAGCCAGTTTGACTTTGCTGGTCCAGCCAAAGACTACCTTGATATCGCTGGTAAGATTCTCTTGAACGACCATGAAGGTGAAAATCTCAAGATTGCCCATGTGGATGAAAAGATGGGTGCCCTTTCTATGAATGCCGGTGTCTTCCGCTTTGACGAAACAAGCGCTGATAATACCATTGCCCTTAATATCCGCTATCCAAAAGGAACAAGTCCAGAACAAATCAAGTCAATCCTTGAAAACTTGCCAGTTGCTTCTGTTAGCTTGTCAGAACATGGTCATACTCCTCACTATGTGCCAATGGAAGATCCACTTGTGCAAACCTTGTTGAGTGTTTATGAAAAACAAACCGGACTTAAAGGTCACGAGCAAGTTATCGGTGGTGGAACCTTTGGTCGTTTGCTCGAACGCGGAGTTGCCTATGGTGCCATGTTCCCAGACTCAATTGACACCATGCACCAAGCCAATGAATTTATCGCCTTGGATGATCTCTTCCGAGCAGCAGCAATCTATGCCGAAGCTATTTACGAATTGATCAAATAA
- the uvrC gene encoding excinuclease ABC subunit UvrC, with amino-acid sequence MNNLIKSKLELLPTSPGCYIHKDKNGTIIYVGKAKNLRNRVRSYFRGSHDTKTEALVSEIVDFEFIVTESNIEALLLEINLIKENKPKYNIMLKDDKSYPFIKITNERYPRLIITRQVKKDGGLYFGPYPDVGAANEIKRLLDRIFPFRKCTNPPSKVCFYYHIGQCMAHTVCRKDEAYFKSMAQEVSDFLKGQDDKIIDDLKGKMAVAAQTMEFERAAEYRDLIQAIGTLRTKQRVMAKDLQNRDVFGYYVDKGWMCVQVFFVRQGKLIERDVNLFPYYNDPDEDFLTYVGQFYQEKSHLVPNEVLIPQEIDEEAIKALVDTKIVKPQRGEKKQLVNLAIKNARVSLEQKFNLLEKSVEKTQGAIENLGRLLQIPTPVRIESFDNSNIMGTSPVSAMVVFVNGKPSKKDYRKYKIKTVVGPDDYASMREVIRRRYGRVQHDGLTPPDLIVIDGGQGQVNIAKQVIQEELGLDIPIAGLQKNDKHQTHELLFGDPLEVVELSRNSQEFFLLQRIQDEVHRFAITFHRQLRSKNSFSSQLDGIDGLGPKRKQNLMKHFKSLTKIKEASVDEIVEVGVPRAVAEAVQRKLNPQEAEALPQVAEERVDYQTEGNHNEP; translated from the coding sequence ATGAACAACTTGATTAAATCAAAACTAGAGCTTTTGCCGACCAGCCCTGGTTGTTACATTCACAAGGATAAAAACGGCACCATTATCTATGTAGGAAAGGCAAAAAATCTGCGTAACCGCGTGAGATCTTATTTCCGCGGAAGTCATGATACTAAAACAGAGGCCTTGGTGTCAGAAATTGTGGATTTTGAATTTATCGTTACGGAGTCCAATATTGAGGCACTTCTCCTAGAAATTAATCTGATCAAGGAAAATAAGCCCAAGTACAATATCATGCTCAAGGATGACAAGTCCTATCCTTTCATCAAAATCACCAACGAGCGCTATCCTCGTTTGATTATCACCCGTCAGGTCAAAAAGGACGGTGGTCTTTACTTTGGTCCCTATCCAGATGTAGGAGCAGCCAATGAAATCAAGCGACTGCTGGATCGGATATTCCCTTTTCGCAAGTGTACAAACCCACCGTCTAAGGTCTGTTTTTACTACCATATCGGCCAATGCATGGCTCATACGGTTTGTCGCAAGGATGAAGCCTACTTCAAGTCTATGGCTCAGGAGGTTTCTGATTTTCTGAAAGGGCAGGATGACAAAATCATTGATGATCTTAAGGGGAAAATGGCAGTGGCAGCCCAGACTATGGAATTTGAACGTGCGGCGGAATACCGTGACCTAATTCAGGCCATCGGAACGCTTCGAACCAAGCAACGGGTCATGGCTAAGGATCTCCAAAATCGCGATGTCTTTGGCTACTATGTGGACAAGGGATGGATGTGTGTTCAGGTTTTCTTTGTCCGTCAGGGAAAACTCATTGAGCGCGATGTCAATCTTTTCCCCTATTATAATGATCCTGATGAGGATTTTTTAACCTATGTAGGACAATTTTATCAAGAAAAATCTCACCTGGTTCCCAATGAGGTATTGATTCCGCAGGAGATCGATGAAGAAGCCATCAAGGCTTTGGTGGATACCAAGATTGTCAAACCCCAGCGTGGAGAGAAAAAACAGCTGGTCAATCTAGCCATAAAAAATGCCAGAGTCAGCCTAGAGCAGAAATTCAACCTGCTGGAGAAATCTGTCGAGAAGACCCAAGGAGCTATTGAAAATCTAGGACGCTTGCTCCAAATCCCAACCCCAGTTCGTATCGAATCCTTCGATAACTCTAACATCATGGGGACCAGTCCTGTTTCGGCTATGGTGGTCTTTGTCAACGGCAAACCTAGTAAGAAGGATTACCGTAAGTATAAAATCAAGACTGTGGTTGGACCAGACGACTATGCCAGTATGAGAGAAGTCATTCGCAGGCGTTATGGTCGAGTTCAACATGACGGCTTGACTCCGCCAGATTTGATTGTCATTGATGGAGGACAAGGTCAAGTCAATATCGCCAAGCAAGTCATCCAAGAGGAGCTGGGCTTGGATATCCCCATTGCAGGTTTGCAAAAGAATGATAAGCACCAAACTCATGAATTGCTCTTTGGAGATCCGCTTGAGGTGGTGGAGTTGTCTCGCAATTCTCAGGAATTTTTCCTTTTGCAACGCATCCAAGATGAGGTCCACCGCTTTGCTATCACTTTCCATCGCCAACTGCGCTCCAAAAACTCCTTTTCATCACAATTGGATGGGATTGACGGTCTGGGACCTAAACGCAAGCAGAATCTCATGAAGCATTTCAAGTCTCTGACAAAAATCAAGGAAGCCAGTGTGGATGAGATTGTCGAAGTTGGTGTGCCAAGGGCAGTCGCAGAAGCAGTTCAGAGAAAGTTGAACCCGCAAGAGGCAGAAGCTTTGCCTCAAGTGGCAGAAGAAAGAGTAGATTACCAAACGGAAGGAAACCACAATGAACCATAA
- a CDS encoding metallophosphoesterase family protein produces MNHKIAILSDIHGNATALEAVIADAKTQGASEYWLLEDIFLPGPGANDLVALLKDLPITASVRGNWDDRVLEALDGEYGLEHPKEIQSMRMTQFLMERMDPATIVWLRSLPLLEKKEVEGLRFSISHNLPNKNYGGDLLVENDTEKFDQLLDDEVDVAVYGHVHKQLLRYGSQGQQIINPGSIGMPYFNWEALKNHRAQYAVIEVEDGELVNIQFRKVAYDYEAELELAKSKGLPFIEMYEELRREDNYQGHNLELLASLIEKHGYVEDVKKFFDFL; encoded by the coding sequence ATGAACCATAAAATCGCAATTTTATCAGATATTCATGGCAATGCAACAGCTTTAGAAGCAGTGATTGCAGATGCTAAAACTCAAGGAGCCAGTGAATATTGGCTTCTGGAAGACATTTTCCTCCCTGGTCCAGGTGCAAATGACTTGGTAGCCCTGCTAAAGGACCTTCCTATCACAGCCAGTGTTCGAGGCAATTGGGATGATCGTGTCCTGGAGGCCTTGGATGGTGAATATGGTTTGGAACATCCAAAAGAAATCCAGTCAATGCGCATGACCCAGTTTTTGATGGAGCGAATGGATCCTGCAACGATTGTCTGGCTACGAAGCTTGCCTTTGCTGGAAAAGAAAGAAGTTGAGGGACTGCGCTTTTCTATCTCTCATAATTTGCCAAATAAGAACTATGGTGGTGACTTGCTAGTTGAGAATGATACAGAGAAATTTGACCAACTCCTAGATGATGAAGTTGACGTGGCAGTCTATGGCCATGTTCACAAGCAGTTGCTTCGTTATGGCAGTCAAGGGCAACAAATCATCAATCCAGGGTCGATTGGCATGCCCTATTTTAATTGGGAGGCGTTAAAAAATCACCGTGCCCAGTATGCCGTGATAGAAGTTGAAGATGGGGAATTGGTCAATATCCAATTTCGTAAAGTTGCTTATGATTACGAGGCTGAGTTAGAATTGGCCAAGTCCAAGGGGCTTCCCTTTATCGAAATGTATGAAGAACTACGAAGAGAAGACAACTATCAGGGGCACAATCTGGAACTCTTAGCAAGCTTAATAGAAAAGCATGGGTATGTAGAGGATGTGAAGAAATTTTTTGATTTTTTGTAA
- a CDS encoding amino acid ABC transporter substrate-binding protein: MKKFSLLLAILPFLVACGNQATPKETNSQKTIVVATAGDVPPFDYEDKGNLTGFDIEVLKAVDEKLSDYEIQFKRTAWESIFPGLDSGHYQAAANNLSYTKERAEKYLYSLPISNNPLVLVSNKKNPLTSLDQIAGKTTQEDTGTSNAQFINNWNQKHTDNPATIDFSGEDIGKRILDLANGEFDFLVFDKVSVQKIIKDRGLDLSVVDLPSADSPSNYIVFSSDQKEFKEQFDKALKELYQDGTLEKLSNTYLGGSYLPDQSQLQ, translated from the coding sequence ATGAAAAAATTTAGCCTATTACTAGCCATCCTCCCCTTTTTAGTTGCCTGTGGGAATCAAGCCACACCCAAAGAGACTAATTCTCAAAAGACAATCGTCGTTGCTACAGCTGGTGATGTGCCGCCATTTGACTACGAAGACAAGGGCAATCTAACAGGCTTCGATATCGAAGTTCTAAAGGCAGTAGATGAAAAACTCAGCGACTACGAGATTCAATTCAAAAGAACTGCCTGGGAGAGTATCTTCCCAGGACTTGATTCTGGTCACTATCAGGCTGCAGCCAATAACTTGAGTTATACAAAAGAGCGTGCTGAAAAATACCTTTACTCACTCCCAATTTCGAACAATCCCCTCGTCCTTGTCAGCAACAAGAAAAATCCTCTGACTTCACTTGACCAAATCGCTGGCAAAACAACTCAAGAGGATACTGGAACTTCAAACGCTCAATTCATCAATAACTGGAATCAAAAACACACTGACAATCCCGCTACAATTGATTTTTCTGGTGAAGATATCGGTAAACGAATCCTAGATCTTGCTAACGGTGAATTTGATTTTCTAGTTTTTGACAAGGTATCCGTTCAAAAGATTATCAAGGACCGTGGCCTAGACCTCTCAGTAGTTGATTTACCTTCTGCTGATAGTCCCAGCAACTATATTGTTTTCTCAAGCGACCAAAAAGAGTTTAAAGAGCAATTTGATAAAGCACTCAAAGAACTCTATCAAGATGGAACACTAGAAAAGCTCAGCAATACCTATCTAGGTGGCTCTTATCTCCCAGATCAATCTCAGTTACAATAA
- a CDS encoding uracil-DNA glycosylase family protein encodes MSQIERIKQAIMADPQNATYTKRGIEPLFAAPKTARINIIGQAPGLKTQEAGLYWKDKSGDRLRDWLGVDEDTFYNSGYFAVLPMDFYFPGHGKSGDLPPRADFAEKWHPQLLKELPDIQLTLLIGQYAQAYYLQEKVSGKVTERVKHYQNYLPTYFPLVHPSPRNQIWMAKNPWFESEVVPDLKKRIKTIL; translated from the coding sequence ATGTCTCAAATTGAAAGAATTAAGCAGGCTATTATGGCAGATCCGCAGAATGCTACCTATACAAAGCGTGGCATCGAGCCTCTCTTTGCAGCGCCAAAGACTGCTCGCATCAATATCATTGGTCAGGCACCGGGACTTAAAACCCAAGAAGCAGGCCTTTACTGGAAAGATAAGAGTGGTGACCGCTTGCGCGACTGGCTAGGTGTGGATGAAGATACCTTTTACAATTCAGGTTATTTTGCTGTTCTGCCTATGGATTTCTACTTTCCAGGACATGGTAAGTCAGGAGACTTACCACCGCGAGCAGATTTTGCAGAAAAATGGCATCCACAGCTCTTGAAAGAATTACCCGATATTCAGTTGACCCTCTTGATTGGGCAATATGCCCAAGCCTACTATTTACAGGAGAAAGTCAGTGGCAAGGTAACAGAACGGGTAAAACACTATCAGAACTACTTGCCGACCTATTTTCCACTAGTTCACCCCTCACCGCGAAATCAAATCTGGATGGCCAAAAATCCTTGGTTTGAGTCAGAAGTGGTGCCAGATTTGAAAAAAAGAATTAAAACCATTTTATAG
- a CDS encoding nitroreductase family protein, with amino-acid sequence MKFLELNKKRHATKHFTDKPVDPKDVRTAIEIATLAPSSHNSQPWKFVVVREKNAELAKLAYGSNFEQVSSAPVTIALFTDTDLAKRARKIARVGGANNFSEEQLQYFMKNLPAEFARYNEQQVSDYLALNAGLVAMNLVLALTDQGIGSNLILGFDKSKVNEVLEIEDRFRPELLITVGYTDEKLEPSYRLPVDEIIEKR; translated from the coding sequence ATGAAATTTCTTGAATTAAATAAAAAGCGTCATGCGACTAAGCATTTCACTGACAAGCCTGTTGATCCAAAAGATGTACGTACGGCTATCGAAATTGCAACCTTGGCACCAAGCTCCCACAACAGCCAGCCTTGGAAATTTGTGGTGGTTCGTGAGAAAAATGCTGAATTAGCAAAGTTGGCTTACGGTTCAAACTTTGAACAGGTATCATCAGCACCTGTAACCATTGCCCTCTTTACAGATACAGATCTGGCTAAACGTGCTCGTAAGATTGCCCGAGTTGGTGGTGCTAATAACTTTTCTGAAGAGCAACTTCAATATTTTATGAAGAATTTGCCTGCTGAATTTGCCCGTTACAATGAGCAACAAGTCAGCGACTACCTAGCCCTCAATGCAGGTTTGGTTGCTATGAACTTGGTTCTCGCTCTTACAGACCAAGGAATCGGATCAAATCTGATTCTTGGTTTTGACAAATCAAAAGTCAACGAAGTTTTGGAAATCGAAGACCGCTTCCGCCCTGAACTCTTGATTACAGTGGGATACACAGACGAAAAATTGGAACCAAGCTATCGCTTGCCAGTAGATGAAATCATCGAGAAAAGATAG
- a CDS encoding M57 family metalloprotease — MRWIFRLIGAFFSFVWRLFWRLVWTVVLLCVLAFGLLWYLNGDFQGALKQAERSVKIGQQSIDQWERTGQLPKLNQTDSHQHSEGRWPQASARIYLDPQMDSRFQEAYVEAIQNWNQTGAFNFEIVTESSTADILATEMNNGNTPVAGEAESQTNLLTGQFLSVTVRLNHYYLSNPNYGYSYERLVHTAEHELGHAIGLDHTDEKSVMQPAGSFYGIQEKDVANLRKIYETSE; from the coding sequence ATGCGCTGGATTTTTCGTTTGATAGGGGCTTTCTTTTCTTTTGTGTGGCGTTTGTTTTGGCGCCTGGTTTGGACAGTTGTACTCTTATGCGTTCTTGCTTTCGGACTTCTCTGGTATCTAAACGGGGATTTTCAAGGAGCACTAAAGCAAGCAGAACGGTCAGTCAAGATTGGTCAACAAAGTATTGACCAATGGGAAAGAACAGGGCAACTGCCTAAGTTGAACCAGACAGATAGCCACCAGCATTCTGAAGGAAGATGGCCACAGGCCTCTGCTCGTATTTATCTAGATCCTCAGATGGATTCACGCTTTCAAGAGGCTTATGTAGAAGCAATCCAGAATTGGAATCAAACTGGTGCTTTTAACTTTGAAATTGTGACTGAGTCCAGCACGGCGGATATCTTGGCTACTGAGATGAACAACGGAAACACTCCTGTGGCAGGAGAGGCGGAAAGTCAGACCAATCTCTTGACGGGTCAATTCTTGTCTGTAACGGTGCGTCTGAATCATTATTATTTGTCCAATCCAAACTATGGCTATTCCTATGAGCGCCTTGTCCATACTGCAGAACATGAGTTGGGTCATGCGATTGGCTTGGACCATACAGATGAGAAGTCTGTGATGCAACCTGCAGGTTCCTTTTATGGTATCCAGGAAAAGGATGTTGCAAACCTCCGAAAAATATATGAGACTAGTGAGTAG
- the murN gene encoding peptidoglycan bridge formation alanyltransferase MurN, with protein MALTTLTKEEFQTYSDQVSSRSFMQSIQMGDLLEKRGARIVYLALKQEGEIQVAALVYSLPMLGGLHMELNSGPIYTQQDTLPVFYAELKEYAKQNGVLELLVKPYETYQTFDSQGNPIDAEKKSIIQGLTDLGYQFGGLTTGYPGGEPDWLYYKDLTELTEKNLLKIFSKKGKPLVKKAETFGIRLKKLKREELSIFKNITKETSERREYSDKSLEYYEHFYDAFGEQAEFLIASLNFSDYMSKLQGEQSKLEEILDKLRLDLSKNPHSEKKQNQLREYSSQFETFEVRKAEARDLIEKYGEEDIVLAGSLFVYMPQETTYLFSGSYTEFNKFYAPALLQKYVMLESIKRGIPKYNFLGIQGIFDGSDGVLRFKQNFNGYIVRKAGTFRYHPSPLKYKAIQLLKKIVGR; from the coding sequence AAGAAGAGTTTCAGACTTATTCTGATCAGGTTTCTTCTCGTTCCTTTATGCAATCTATCCAGATGGGGGATTTGCTAGAAAAAAGAGGGGCTCGAATTGTTTATCTTGCTTTGAAACAAGAAGGAGAAATTCAAGTTGCAGCTCTGGTTTATAGCTTGCCCATGCTGGGGGGGCTGCATATGGAGCTCAATTCGGGTCCGATTTATACCCAACAAGATACTCTTCCAGTTTTTTATGCGGAGTTAAAAGAATATGCCAAGCAAAATGGTGTATTAGAGTTGCTTGTAAAACCTTATGAAACTTATCAAACTTTTGATAGCCAAGGTAATCCAATAGATGCTGAGAAAAAAAGTATTATTCAAGGTTTGACTGATTTAGGTTATCAATTTGGTGGTTTGACGACAGGGTATCCAGGTGGAGAACCAGATTGGTTATACTATAAAGATTTGACTGAATTAACTGAAAAGAATTTGCTTAAAATTTTTAGCAAAAAGGGGAAACCCTTGGTGAAAAAGGCTGAAACCTTTGGTATTCGGTTGAAAAAGTTAAAACGTGAAGAACTATCGATTTTTAAGAATATCACAAAAGAAACCTCTGAGCGTAGAGAATATAGTGATAAAAGTTTAGAATATTATGAGCACTTTTATGATGCTTTTGGAGAACAAGCGGAGTTTCTCATAGCAAGCTTAAATTTTTCGGACTATATGAGCAAATTGCAAGGTGAACAAAGTAAACTAGAAGAAATCTTGGACAAGTTGCGACTTGATTTGAGTAAAAATCCTCATTCTGAGAAAAAACAAAATCAACTGAGAGAATATTCTAGTCAATTTGAAACGTTTGAAGTTCGAAAAGCAGAAGCGCGAGACTTGATTGAAAAATATGGAGAAGAAGATATTGTTTTAGCCGGGAGTTTATTTGTCTATATGCCTCAGGAAACGACTTACCTCTTTAGTGGTTCCTACACTGAGTTTAATAAATTCTATGCCCCTGCGCTGCTTCAAAAATATGTTATGTTGGAAAGCATAAAACGTGGAATACCTAAATACAACTTCCTAGGTATTCAAGGAATTTTTGATGGAAGTGATGGTGTTTTACGTTTTAAACAGAATTTTAATGGCTATATTGTACGCAAAGCAGGTACTTTCCGTTATCATCCATCGCCTTTAAAATACAAAGCTATCCAGTTACTCAAAAAAATAGTAGGACGTTAA